One segment of Brassica napus cultivar Da-Ae chromosome C3, Da-Ae, whole genome shotgun sequence DNA contains the following:
- the BNAC03G14160D gene encoding uncharacterized protein BNAC03G14160D isoform X2, with translation MDSPQSVVSPFKTGESENEKSTSVQSCKNQSNSIKPNGKDSISCGQQELVGGTLEVYVHHARDIQNICIYHKQDVYAKLCLTSDPAKSVSTKIINGGGRNPVFDDKVKLDVRALDASLKCEIYMMSRVKNYLEDQLLGFTLVPMSELLFKNGKLEKEFSLSSTDLYHSPAGFVQLSLSYNGSYPEVMAFPAVSGDDQSGKNQEGSESVPDELEKIEFPDPNVANENEKMVSEYFEMSSSTIESETSDSLVTSDTEKHVMKQDSPESSNATNGDASPHASAHSATETPNHEHLSQVNSKADSQEETGSEASAETSEEKTVKPIISVRKVETESKVVQQDIVDMYMKSMQQFTDSLAKMKLPLDIDSPTKSDDSSSDVSQKLPTPKSNKGSRVFYGSRAFF, from the coding sequence ATGGACTCCCCACAATCTGTTGTTTCACCATTCAAGACTGGTGAGTCCGAGAATGAGAAATCAACTTCCGTGCAGAGCTGTAAAAACCAATCAAACAGCATCAAACCCAATGGAAAAGATTCCATCAGCTGCGGCCAACAAGAACTTGTTGGTGGTACTCTTGAGGTTTATGTGCATCATGCAAGAGACATCCAGAACATCTGTATCTACCACAAGCAAGACGTGTACGCCAAGCTTTGCCTCACAAGTGATCCTGCAAAGTCTGTCTCCACCAAAATCATCAACGGAGGTGGGAGGAATCCTGTTTTTGACGACAAAGTCAAGCTTGACGTCAGGGCTTTGGACGCTTCCCTCAAGTGTGAGATTTACATGATGAGTAGGGTGAAGAACTATCTTGAAGACCAGCTTCTTGGTTTTACTCTGGTTCCTATGTCCGAACTTCTCTTCAAGAATGGGAAACTAGAGAAAGAGTTCTCTCTTTCTTCCACTGATCTGTACCATTCTCCTGCTGGTTTTGTTCAGTTGTCTCTCTCCTACAATGGATCCTACCCTGAAGTGATGGCTTTTCCAGCTGTTTCTGGTGATGATCAAAGTGGAAAGAATCAAGAAGGGTCTGAATCAGTTCCGGATGAGTTGGAGAAGATAGAGTTTCCGGATCCTAATGTTGCAAATGAAAACGAGAAGATGGTTTCTGAGTATTTTGAGATGTCCTCTTCCACTATTGAGTCAGAAACTTCAGACAGCTTGGTTACTTCTGATACTGAGAAACATGTAATGAAGCAAGATTCACCTGAGAGCAGCAATGCAACAAATGGAGACGCTTCTCCTCACGCTTCAGCTCACTCAGCCACAGAAACACCAAACCATGAGCATCTCTCTCAGGTGAACTccaaagcggattctcaggaaGAGACAGGGAGTGAGGCTTCAGCTGAGACATCTGAGGAGAAGACTGTGAAACCCATCATCAGTGTGAGGAAGGTTGAGACAGAGTCAAAGGTGGTGCAGCAGGATATAGTGGACATGTACATGAAAAGCATGCAACAGTTTACTGATTCACTGGCTAAGATGAAGCTTCCTCTGGACATTGATAGCCCAACAAAGTCAGATGATTCAAGCTCTGATGTTTCTCAGAAGCTGCCAACACCAAAGAGCAACAAAGGATCCCGTGTGTTTTATGGGAGCAGGGCTTTCTTCTGA
- the BNAC03G14160D gene encoding uncharacterized protein BNAC03G14160D isoform X1, whose amino-acid sequence MKDRNSSKFSTLILTSNCPFGSFLMDSPQSVVSPFKTGESENEKSTSVQSCKNQSNSIKPNGKDSISCGQQELVGGTLEVYVHHARDIQNICIYHKQDVYAKLCLTSDPAKSVSTKIINGGGRNPVFDDKVKLDVRALDASLKCEIYMMSRVKNYLEDQLLGFTLVPMSELLFKNGKLEKEFSLSSTDLYHSPAGFVQLSLSYNGSYPEVMAFPAVSGDDQSGKNQEGSESVPDELEKIEFPDPNVANENEKMVSEYFEMSSSTIESETSDSLVTSDTEKHVMKQDSPESSNATNGDASPHASAHSATETPNHEHLSQVNSKADSQEETGSEASAETSEEKTVKPIISVRKVETESKVVQQDIVDMYMKSMQQFTDSLAKMKLPLDIDSPTKSDDSSSDVSQKLPTPKSNKGSRVFYGSRAFF is encoded by the exons ATGAAAGACAGAAACTCTTCCAAGTTTTCAACTCTGATTTTGACATCTAACTGTCCTTTTG GATCGTTTCTTATGGACTCCCCACAATCTGTTGTTTCACCATTCAAGACTGGTGAGTCCGAGAATGAGAAATCAACTTCCGTGCAGAGCTGTAAAAACCAATCAAACAGCATCAAACCCAATGGAAAAGATTCCATCAGCTGCGGCCAACAAGAACTTGTTGGTGGTACTCTTGAGGTTTATGTGCATCATGCAAGAGACATCCAGAACATCTGTATCTACCACAAGCAAGACGTGTACGCCAAGCTTTGCCTCACAAGTGATCCTGCAAAGTCTGTCTCCACCAAAATCATCAACGGAGGTGGGAGGAATCCTGTTTTTGACGACAAAGTCAAGCTTGACGTCAGGGCTTTGGACGCTTCCCTCAAGTGTGAGATTTACATGATGAGTAGGGTGAAGAACTATCTTGAAGACCAGCTTCTTGGTTTTACTCTGGTTCCTATGTCCGAACTTCTCTTCAAGAATGGGAAACTAGAGAAAGAGTTCTCTCTTTCTTCCACTGATCTGTACCATTCTCCTGCTGGTTTTGTTCAGTTGTCTCTCTCCTACAATGGATCCTACCCTGAAGTGATGGCTTTTCCAGCTGTTTCTGGTGATGATCAAAGTGGAAAGAATCAAGAAGGGTCTGAATCAGTTCCGGATGAGTTGGAGAAGATAGAGTTTCCGGATCCTAATGTTGCAAATGAAAACGAGAAGATGGTTTCTGAGTATTTTGAGATGTCCTCTTCCACTATTGAGTCAGAAACTTCAGACAGCTTGGTTACTTCTGATACTGAGAAACATGTAATGAAGCAAGATTCACCTGAGAGCAGCAATGCAACAAATGGAGACGCTTCTCCTCACGCTTCAGCTCACTCAGCCACAGAAACACCAAACCATGAGCATCTCTCTCAGGTGAACTccaaagcggattctcaggaaGAGACAGGGAGTGAGGCTTCAGCTGAGACATCTGAGGAGAAGACTGTGAAACCCATCATCAGTGTGAGGAAGGTTGAGACAGAGTCAAAGGTGGTGCAGCAGGATATAGTGGACATGTACATGAAAAGCATGCAACAGTTTACTGATTCACTGGCTAAGATGAAGCTTCCTCTGGACATTGATAGCCCAACAAAGTCAGATGATTCAAGCTCTGATGTTTCTCAGAAGCTGCCAACACCAAAGAGCAACAAAGGATCCCGTGTGTTTTATGGGAGCAGGGCTTTCTTCTGA
- the LOC111204368 gene encoding heterogeneous nuclear ribonucleoprotein 1-like, which yields MESDLGKLFIGGISWDTDEERLREYFTNYGDVVEAVIMRDRATGRARGFGFIVFADPSVAERVILEKHIIDGRTVEAKKAVPRDDHQQVMKRHASPIHLMSPLHGGGNRTKKIFVGGLPSSITETEFKNYFDQFGTIADVVVMYDHNTQRPRGFGFITFDSDDAVDRVLHKTFHELNGKLVEVKRAVPKEVSLVSNIRSPLHGAGYGGIYGGGSNRMSVNNSYFNNFAPASGYYNNLGGSVGGRFSPVIGSGRLNHELNLNLNPSYDGITFNRFPNNPYFNNASPSRYTSPIGQNRTESHYSSSNIDLWGNRTDNAEPGWNLNVSSGNNRGNWGLPSSAVGNDNNGYGRNFETGSGLSASPFEGSIGNLYRGGSVYSDSMWRQQQQQLPPQSSQEIDAFSYGYDIDNVGSDPSANDSESYNVGNRQTNRGIEA from the exons GGGATATCATGGGACACAGATGAAGAAAGGCTAAGAGAGTATTTCACCAACTATGGAGATGTCGTTGAAGCTGTGATCATGAGAGACCGTGCCACGGGACGTGCACGTGGCTTTGGATTCATCGTCTTTGCTGATCCCAGCGTTGCAGAGAGAGTCATCTTGGAGAAACACATCATCGATGGCCGCACG GTTGAGGCGAAGAAGGCTGTGCCACGAGATGATCATCAACAGGTGATGAAACGACACGCTAGTCCTATACACCTTATGTCACCTCTCCATGGTGGTGGCAACAGGACAAAGAAGATCTTTGTAGGAGGTTTACCGTCTAGCATTACAGAAACGGAGTTCAAGAACTACTTTGATCAGTTTGGTACAATTGCTGATGTTGTGGTGATGTATGACCACAACACGCAGAGGCCAAGAGGGTTTGGCTTCATTACATTTGACTCTGATGATGCTGTTGATAGAGTTCTCCACAAGACCTTCCATGAGCTCAATGGGAAGCTAGTTGAGGTCAAAAGAGCTGTTCCTAAGGAGGTTTCGCTGGTTTCGAACATCCGAAGCCCGCTTCATGGTGCTGGTTATGGTGGCATCTATGGAGGTGGGTCTAATAGGATGTCTGTTAATAATAGCTACTTCAACAACTTTGCTCCTGCTTCTGGTTATTACAACAATCTAGGAGGCTCTGTTGGTGGTCGGTTTAGTCCTGTTATTGGTAGTGGTAGATTGAATCATGAGTTGAACTTGAACTTGAATCCAAGCTATGATGGAATAACGTTTAACCGGTTCCCTAACAACCCTTACTTCAACAACGCTTCTCCAAGCCGTTACACCTCTCCAATTGGACAGAACAGAACCGAGTCTCACTacagttctagcaacatagacTTGTGGGGGAACAGAACTGACAATGCAGAACCCGGATGGAACTTGAATGTGTCTAGTGGAAACAACAGAGGGAACTGGGGACTTCCTTCTTCTGCTGTTGGTAATGATAACAATGGTTATGGAAGAAACTTTGAGACAGGCTCTGGACTTTCTGCTTCCCCTTTTGAAGGTTCTATAGGAAACTTGTACAGAGGCGGTTCTGTTTACAGTGACTCAATGTGGCGgcaacagcagcagcagctaCCACCACAGTCTTCTCAAGAGATAGACGCTTTCTCTTACGGTTATGACATTGACAATGTGGGCTCAGACCCATCTGCAAATGACTCAGAAAGTTACAATGTTGGAAATAGACAAACTAATAGAG GTATTGAGGCATAG